In a single window of the Aridibaculum aurantiacum genome:
- a CDS encoding YifB family Mg chelatase-like AAA ATPase yields the protein MLVKTYGSAVYGVEAITITIEVNVSEGQGYFLVGLPDGAIKESQQRIDSAIKGNGLRMPRIKIVVNMAPADIRKSGSAFDLPIAMGILGASEQLENPERLKEYVIMGELSLDGTIQPIKGGLPIAIQARKEGFKGLIVPQANAREAGMVNNLQVYGVTHLQEVLDFFQDETTLKPVDVNTREEFFHSQYDFELDFTDVKGQENIKRALEIAAAGGHNAILIGPPGAGKTMLAKRLPTILPPLSLQEALETTKIHSVAGKLPENSSLINKRPFRSPHHTISDVALVGGGGVPQPGEISLAHNGVLFLDELPEFKRTVLEVMRQPMEERRVTISRAKVALDFPANFMLIASMNPCPCGYYNHPEKECTCPPGAVQKYLNKISGPLLDRIDLHVEVTPVSFNELSNQKVGEASNAIRERVIKAREIQAERYKDCAGTYANAQMSSKQLREICQVNQAGEGLLKKAMERLSLSARAYDRILKVSRTIADLSASADIKIEHLAEAIQYRSLDREGWAG from the coding sequence ATGCTGGTAAAGACATACGGTAGCGCGGTGTATGGAGTAGAGGCGATAACAATAACGATAGAAGTAAATGTAAGTGAAGGACAAGGTTACTTTTTAGTAGGCCTGCCGGATGGAGCAATCAAAGAAAGTCAGCAACGTATTGACAGCGCGATCAAAGGCAACGGCCTGCGCATGCCAAGGATAAAGATAGTGGTGAATATGGCGCCTGCAGATATTCGTAAAAGTGGTTCTGCATTCGATCTTCCTATAGCAATGGGCATATTGGGAGCCAGCGAACAACTGGAAAACCCTGAGCGGCTGAAGGAGTATGTGATCATGGGAGAACTTAGTTTAGATGGTACCATCCAACCTATAAAAGGTGGTCTGCCTATAGCCATACAGGCACGCAAAGAAGGATTTAAAGGACTGATAGTTCCGCAGGCAAATGCACGTGAAGCTGGTATGGTAAACAACTTGCAGGTTTATGGAGTAACGCACCTGCAGGAAGTATTGGATTTCTTCCAGGATGAAACGACGCTGAAGCCGGTAGATGTAAATACAAGAGAAGAGTTCTTTCATTCCCAGTACGATTTTGAACTGGACTTTACTGATGTAAAAGGGCAGGAGAATATAAAGCGAGCACTAGAGATTGCTGCTGCTGGTGGACATAATGCCATTTTGATTGGTCCGCCAGGGGCAGGCAAAACCATGTTGGCTAAACGGCTACCAACCATACTGCCACCTCTATCGCTGCAGGAGGCTTTAGAAACAACCAAGATCCATAGTGTAGCAGGAAAGCTTCCGGAAAATTCTTCGCTCATCAACAAGCGACCATTCAGGTCGCCACATCATACGATAAGTGATGTTGCGCTTGTCGGTGGAGGAGGCGTGCCACAGCCAGGTGAGATCTCGCTAGCTCATAATGGTGTCCTTTTTCTGGACGAATTGCCGGAGTTTAAACGAACCGTGTTGGAAGTAATGCGCCAGCCAATGGAGGAGCGGCGGGTGACTATTTCACGGGCAAAAGTGGCATTGGACTTTCCTGCTAATTTCATGTTGATCGCCAGCATGAACCCATGTCCATGCGGTTATTATAATCATCCAGAAAAAGAATGCACCTGCCCGCCAGGAGCCGTGCAGAAATACCTCAACAAGATCTCGGGTCCACTGCTGGATAGGATAGACCTGCATGTAGAGGTGACGCCGGTTTCTTTTAATGAGCTAAGCAACCAGAAGGTGGGTGAAGCATCCAATGCTATCAGGGAAAGAGTGATAAAGGCGAGGGAGATACAGGCGGAGCGTTATAAAGACTGTGCAGGAACTTATGCTAATGCACAAATGAGCAGTAAGCAACTGCGGGAGATATGCCAGGTAAACCAGGCAGGAGAAGGACTGCTGAAGAAAGCAATGGAGCGGCTAAGTCTTTCTGCACGTGCCTACGATCGAATTCTAAAAGTTTCACGCACCATTGCTGATCTTTCTGCCAGTGCTGATATAAAAATAGAACACCTAGCAGAGGCTATACAATACCGCAGTCTAGACAGAGAAGGATGGGCGGGGTGA
- a CDS encoding linear amide C-N hydrolase codes for MKKFIAFALLLIFSSSHIASACTTFFLHKNGQMIFGKNYDWVTGTGVVHTNLRGIKKQSLPLDGNKKFNWTSKYGSISFNQFGKEFPNGGINEKGLVVELMWLDKSEYPKADERPSISVLQWIQYQLDNAATIDEVIASDKLMRVVSTGTPQHYLVADASGKVATIEFLQGKMVVHKGSDLPYPVLANDTYQESLKNYNSNRNGRFTTACKRVQQYQAANTKEPIVSYGLKTLDAVAQGSFTKWKIVYDITNKQVHFKTVANENVKILALKDFDLSAQAEPLSLDINDAVKGNVAKSFTAFSPAYNKQMLKKAFAESSSRFQIPAHLQEAVAVMGGGGR; via the coding sequence ATGAAAAAATTCATTGCTTTCGCTCTACTTCTTATATTCTCCTCCAGCCATATTGCCAGCGCATGTACTACATTTTTCCTGCACAAAAACGGGCAGATGATTTTTGGCAAAAACTATGATTGGGTGACAGGCACAGGAGTAGTGCACACGAACCTTCGTGGCATAAAAAAACAATCGCTACCGCTAGATGGTAATAAGAAATTCAACTGGACCTCAAAGTATGGCAGCATTAGTTTCAACCAGTTTGGAAAAGAGTTTCCAAACGGAGGCATAAATGAAAAAGGACTGGTGGTAGAACTGATGTGGCTTGATAAAAGTGAATACCCTAAGGCTGATGAAAGACCATCTATAAGCGTACTGCAGTGGATACAATACCAGCTTGATAATGCAGCCACCATAGATGAAGTGATTGCTTCAGATAAACTGATGCGTGTTGTTTCTACAGGCACACCTCAACATTACCTGGTAGCAGATGCCAGTGGCAAAGTAGCTACAATTGAATTTCTGCAAGGCAAAATGGTTGTTCATAAAGGTTCCGATCTTCCTTATCCTGTCCTGGCAAATGATACTTACCAGGAGTCGCTAAAAAATTATAACAGCAACAGGAATGGCCGCTTTACTACTGCATGTAAAAGAGTTCAGCAGTACCAGGCTGCCAATACCAAAGAGCCCATAGTAAGTTATGGTCTTAAAACACTTGACGCTGTTGCACAAGGCAGTTTTACCAAATGGAAGATCGTGTACGACATCACCAACAAGCAGGTTCATTTCAAAACGGTGGCTAATGAAAATGTAAAAATTTTGGCATTGAAGGATTTCGATCTATCGGCACAGGCGGAGCCACTTTCTTTAGATATCAATGATGCTGTAAAAGGCAATGTTGCAAAATCATTCACCGCTTTTTCACCTGCATATAATAAGCAGATGTTGAAAAAAGCATTTGCAGAATCCTCCAGCCGTTTTCAAATACCGGCTCATTTACAGGAAGCTGTAGCTGTGATGGGAGGAGGTGGCAGATGA
- a CDS encoding S41 family peptidase, protein MKKGYRFFIALVAAASGLASCQKNVDVVATPPASFVPQQTADFKLKDSTLIYSKDIYLWYKQIPTGFDAQQHATPDAIMKALRSYSNEPGFSQPVDRWSFAYKQQDWDNVSSGASLDFGLNVFFLAEGDLRVRHVEPNSPAGRAGIRRGWKIKSINGSSNITTGNANFIVSAIYQSNTANLEFEKPGGVVSTINLTAAAYQDKPVAFDSVYQAGSKKLGYMVFNSFLGDTTQIYNDFRRVFNGFSHRGVNELVVDLRYNGGGYVSVQEKLANYIINSAHNGQLMMTQQFNDKYTRYNSSVSFRKEGSLNLQRVFFIVSNNSASASELLINNLKPYMDVQLVGPSKTFGKPVGYFPIPLYDWYIFPVSFKTVNKNGEGNYYNGFSLNIQTGDGLDKDYGDVAEGAFGAIIQSFNAGTYRSVQPTGREIDPRVENVNRSLDPNSFKGAIGKNRF, encoded by the coding sequence ATGAAGAAGGGATACCGGTTTTTTATAGCACTTGTAGCAGCAGCAAGTGGATTAGCATCTTGCCAAAAAAATGTAGATGTGGTTGCTACGCCGCCTGCATCTTTTGTTCCGCAGCAAACGGCTGATTTTAAACTAAAAGACTCCACACTTATTTATTCAAAAGACATTTACCTGTGGTACAAACAAATTCCTACAGGTTTTGATGCCCAGCAGCATGCAACACCAGATGCTATAATGAAAGCATTGCGTAGCTATAGCAATGAACCAGGTTTCAGCCAGCCTGTTGACAGGTGGAGCTTTGCCTACAAACAGCAAGATTGGGATAATGTAAGTTCAGGTGCGTCACTTGATTTTGGTTTGAATGTCTTCTTTCTAGCTGAAGGAGATCTGCGGGTAAGGCATGTAGAACCAAACTCTCCTGCAGGTCGCGCAGGCATAAGAAGAGGATGGAAAATAAAATCGATCAATGGTAGTAGTAACATCACTACAGGAAATGCCAATTTCATTGTGTCAGCTATTTACCAGAGCAACACTGCGAACCTGGAATTTGAAAAACCGGGAGGTGTTGTTTCCACTATTAATCTAACGGCGGCTGCTTACCAGGATAAGCCTGTAGCTTTTGATAGTGTTTACCAGGCAGGAAGCAAAAAGTTAGGCTACATGGTCTTCAATTCTTTCCTGGGAGACACCACCCAGATCTACAACGATTTCAGGAGGGTGTTCAATGGCTTTAGCCATAGAGGTGTAAACGAACTGGTGGTGGATTTGCGCTACAATGGTGGCGGTTATGTAAGCGTGCAGGAAAAGCTTGCAAATTATATCATCAACAGTGCGCACAACGGGCAATTGATGATGACGCAGCAATTCAACGATAAATATACCCGCTACAATAGCTCTGTTTCTTTTAGAAAAGAGGGAAGCCTGAACCTGCAGCGTGTGTTTTTTATTGTGAGTAACAACAGCGCTTCAGCAAGTGAGTTGCTTATCAACAACCTGAAACCATACATGGATGTTCAGTTGGTTGGTCCGTCAAAAACATTCGGAAAGCCTGTTGGTTATTTCCCTATTCCTTTATACGACTGGTATATTTTCCCTGTGTCGTTCAAAACGGTGAATAAGAATGGCGAAGGCAATTATTACAATGGCTTCAGCTTGAATATTCAAACAGGTGATGGACTGGATAAAGATTATGGAGATGTGGCAGAAGGTGCTTTTGGAGCTATTATTCAAAGCTTCAATGCAGGAACTTATCGTAGTGTACAGCCGACTGGTAGAGAGATAGATCCAAGAGTTGAAAATGTAAACCGTTCGCTTGATCCAAACAGCTTCAAAGGAGCTATAGGTAAAAACAGGTTTTAA
- a CDS encoding glycosyltransferase family 25 protein produces MDFSPLQDFFDHIYVITVESAIDRQAKMIESLEGLKFTFFIGAYKKDFTIDELIEANVYDEEKAKSMHRFDKPMNTTQIGCAWTHRLVYEDMLENNYKRVLILEDDIVPNKEGLSQVQEMIGELPNDWELWYLDFHKNLRRSFSTWLKQQALHVQHVIGKLKWSHKMINNMYARKYKPHLFKAGNHEFASAYGITRSAAEKLVRLQTPLCFQSDHLLAYSCTNELVQGYVSFPKVFLNSGQLVDKRTKEKYVVE; encoded by the coding sequence ATGGACTTTTCACCGCTTCAAGATTTTTTTGATCACATCTATGTTATCACTGTAGAAAGCGCCATCGACAGGCAGGCTAAAATGATTGAAAGCCTGGAGGGGCTTAAGTTTACCTTCTTTATCGGGGCTTATAAAAAGGACTTCACCATTGATGAATTAATAGAAGCAAACGTATATGACGAAGAGAAGGCAAAATCAATGCATCGCTTCGACAAGCCCATGAATACCACCCAGATAGGGTGTGCATGGACGCATCGGCTGGTGTACGAAGACATGCTGGAAAATAATTATAAGCGGGTGTTGATTTTAGAGGATGATATTGTTCCTAACAAAGAAGGGCTGAGCCAGGTGCAGGAAATGATCGGTGAATTGCCAAATGATTGGGAGCTGTGGTACCTGGATTTTCATAAGAACCTGCGCCGCAGCTTTAGTACCTGGTTGAAACAACAGGCATTGCATGTGCAGCATGTTATTGGTAAGCTAAAGTGGTCGCATAAGATGATCAATAACATGTATGCGAGAAAGTATAAGCCACATTTATTTAAAGCCGGGAACCATGAATTTGCCAGTGCATACGGTATCACCAGGTCAGCAGCAGAAAAATTAGTAAGGCTACAAACGCCATTGTGCTTTCAAAGCGACCACCTGCTGGCATATAGCTGTACCAATGAATTAGTACAAGGATATGTCAGCTTTCCTAAGGTCTTTCTTAACTCAGGGCAACTGGTTGATAAACGGACCAAGGAAAAATACGTGGTTGAGTAA
- a CDS encoding ABC transporter ATP-binding protein, producing the protein MKLLLRYLKPYKWMILLALLLASINQVFSLFDPMLVGKLIDRFANHPYHYDAAKTLPRDREEYMWGVMGLLGLLVGTAMVSRIAKAFQDYTVNVIIQKFGATIFTDGLRHSMRLPYQDFEDQRSGETLSILTKVRADTEKFIGYFINVLFGVIVSFVFITVYASSRHWSIMPTFLGGILILAFTTNILSKKIKIIQKNIVKETTALAGTTTESLRNIELVKSLGLTEQEVDRLNKNTYKILGLELRKVKSIRTLSFIQGTMVNFLRQIITFTLMYLIFQDVLTTGELIAMQFYSFFLFGPLQEIGNIILSYREAEASIGNFHNLMQKQVDKKPENPQHIGSIEELEFKEVSFQHQTAQYKALDGISFDVKKGETIAFVGPSGAGKSTLVKLLVGLYRPQDGTIRYNNIDGHHLDFDELRNQIGFVTQDTQLFAGTIRENLVYVKPDATDDELLDVLRKASCTYLLSRAEHGINTVIGEGGLKLSGGERQRLSIARSLLRHPHLLIFDEATSSLDSITEEEITSTIKSISKEKEQITVLIAHRLSTIMHADRIYVLEKGRIAETGSHQQLLDEKGLYYAMWRQQIGERKAVAAPATATA; encoded by the coding sequence ATGAAACTTCTTCTCCGCTACCTTAAGCCCTATAAATGGATGATCTTACTGGCCTTGTTACTGGCCTCTATCAACCAGGTTTTTTCTCTTTTTGATCCTATGTTGGTTGGTAAGCTCATTGATCGCTTTGCCAATCATCCTTATCATTATGATGCTGCTAAAACATTGCCCCGCGATAGGGAAGAATACATGTGGGGTGTGATGGGCTTGTTAGGATTACTGGTGGGTACAGCCATGGTTAGTCGCATAGCAAAAGCTTTCCAGGATTATACGGTGAATGTGATCATCCAGAAGTTTGGCGCAACAATATTCACAGATGGCCTCAGGCACAGTATGCGTTTGCCTTACCAGGATTTTGAAGACCAGCGCAGCGGCGAAACACTTTCCATATTAACCAAAGTAAGAGCCGATACAGAAAAGTTCATTGGCTATTTCATCAATGTACTTTTTGGGGTAATTGTAAGTTTCGTTTTTATTACCGTTTACGCAAGCAGCCGGCACTGGAGTATCATGCCTACGTTCTTAGGTGGTATCCTCATTCTAGCTTTCACTACAAATATTCTTAGCAAGAAGATAAAGATCATCCAAAAGAATATTGTAAAGGAGACTACTGCACTGGCTGGTACTACTACGGAAAGTTTGCGCAATATCGAACTGGTAAAAAGCCTTGGCCTTACTGAACAGGAAGTGGATAGGCTAAATAAGAATACCTACAAAATACTTGGTCTTGAACTGCGAAAAGTAAAGAGTATCCGCACCCTGAGTTTCATACAGGGAACGATGGTGAACTTTCTCAGGCAGATCATTACGTTCACCCTCATGTACCTCATCTTCCAGGATGTGCTTACCACAGGTGAACTGATAGCGATGCAGTTCTATAGTTTCTTCCTGTTTGGGCCACTACAGGAAATAGGTAACATCATTTTGAGTTACCGCGAGGCTGAGGCTTCTATTGGAAATTTTCATAACCTGATGCAAAAGCAGGTGGATAAAAAGCCTGAAAACCCGCAGCATATAGGAAGCATAGAAGAACTGGAATTTAAGGAGGTGTCTTTCCAACACCAGACGGCGCAATACAAAGCACTTGATGGAATAAGTTTCGACGTGAAGAAAGGTGAGACCATAGCTTTTGTGGGTCCATCAGGTGCAGGTAAAAGTACTTTGGTGAAACTGCTGGTTGGTTTGTATCGGCCGCAGGATGGAACCATCCGCTACAACAATATTGATGGACACCATCTTGATTTTGATGAGCTGCGCAACCAGATAGGTTTTGTTACGCAAGACACGCAACTGTTTGCCGGTACCATACGCGAAAACCTGGTATATGTAAAACCTGATGCAACAGATGATGAATTGCTGGATGTGCTGCGTAAAGCCAGCTGTACCTATTTACTTTCTCGTGCAGAGCATGGAATAAATACCGTGATTGGTGAAGGTGGTTTGAAGCTCAGCGGTGGCGAGAGACAACGCTTATCTATTGCGCGTTCGTTACTGCGACACCCGCACTTATTGATATTTGATGAAGCCACTTCATCGCTTGATAGCATAACTGAAGAAGAGATCACTTCCACCATTAAAAGCATTTCTAAAGAGAAGGAGCAGATCACTGTTTTGATCGCACACAGGCTTAGCACCATCATGCATGCAGACAGGATCTATGTGCTTGAGAAAGGAAGAATAGCTGAGACTGGAAGCCACCAACAGCTGCTAGACGAGAAAGGCCTATACTATGCAATGTGGCGGCAGCAAATTGGAGAGCGCAAAGCAGTGGCAGCACCTGCTACTGCTACTGCATAA
- a CDS encoding DoxX family protein codes for MKSLFSTSWNAAQANFWLLIIRIAVCGFMLTHGVPKFTKLVGAADIKFADPFGVGQTFSFILVVFAEFVCSIFIAMGFATRLASLVLFITMAVAAFHAHANDPFATKEKALLYLLIYLALMVFGAGRFSVDNMIAGGGKRRR; via the coding sequence ATGAAAAGTCTTTTCTCTACATCGTGGAATGCAGCACAAGCAAATTTTTGGTTGCTCATAATCCGAATTGCTGTTTGTGGTTTTATGCTAACGCATGGTGTACCTAAGTTTACCAAATTGGTTGGTGCCGCAGATATAAAATTTGCTGATCCCTTTGGAGTAGGTCAAACCTTTTCTTTTATTCTTGTGGTGTTTGCAGAATTTGTTTGCTCCATTTTCATAGCTATGGGATTTGCTACACGTCTTGCTTCATTGGTGTTATTCATAACGATGGCAGTGGCAGCATTTCATGCACATGCCAACGATCCTTTTGCCACCAAAGAAAAAGCATTGCTTTACCTGCTTATTTACCTGGCGCTTATGGTTTTTGGAGCAGGCCGTTTTTCTGTAGATAATATGATAGCTGGTGGCGGAAAAAGAAGAAGATAG
- a CDS encoding CvpA family protein: protein MNLIDFFLFIIILLAVYGGYVRGFIVGSIELISWVAGLLLAFWGYQYIAALIEKGFPNIGVWNYPISFFIALIIARIILGKITARFFATTPPQAHANIANKALGTVPGFVNGIIYATIISALLLAFPLSDGLSEKTRESKIAGRLALGVEWLDEKLSPVFDEAVGKTINNLTVEPESTKSYDLKFTVDNPKPRPDLEAQMLEMVNEERAKEGLKPLKADPEMTEVARAHSRDMFAKGYFAHVNKENETPAQRARKAGVRFLTAGENLALGPTLRICHQGLMNSPGHRANILHKAYGRLGIGVLDGGRHGLMITQNFRN, encoded by the coding sequence ATGAATTTAATTGACTTCTTTCTCTTTATTATCATATTACTGGCTGTATATGGTGGCTATGTGCGCGGGTTTATCGTAGGAAGTATAGAGCTGATATCATGGGTGGCAGGCTTGCTGCTTGCCTTCTGGGGGTACCAATACATAGCCGCTCTCATAGAAAAAGGTTTTCCCAATATTGGTGTATGGAATTACCCTATATCATTTTTCATAGCACTAATTATTGCACGAATCATTCTTGGGAAAATAACAGCCCGTTTTTTTGCCACTACCCCACCCCAGGCACATGCCAATATTGCTAACAAAGCGCTTGGCACTGTTCCGGGTTTTGTAAATGGGATTATTTATGCTACCATCATTTCTGCATTGTTACTAGCCTTCCCCTTATCGGATGGATTAAGTGAGAAAACAAGAGAAAGTAAGATTGCCGGCAGGCTGGCACTGGGTGTAGAATGGCTAGATGAAAAACTATCACCGGTGTTCGATGAAGCTGTTGGTAAAACCATCAACAACCTGACAGTAGAACCGGAATCTACCAAGTCATATGATCTGAAGTTTACAGTAGATAATCCTAAACCACGCCCTGACCTGGAAGCGCAGATGCTGGAAATGGTAAACGAGGAACGGGCAAAAGAAGGACTGAAACCGCTGAAGGCCGATCCTGAAATGACGGAAGTGGCAAGAGCACATTCACGTGATATGTTTGCCAAAGGATATTTTGCTCACGTAAATAAAGAGAATGAAACACCGGCTCAACGTGCACGAAAAGCAGGTGTACGTTTTTTAACTGCAGGTGAAAACCTAGCATTAGGACCCACATTGCGCATATGCCACCAGGGCCTGATGAACTCACCGGGGCACAGAGCAAACATTTTACATAAAGCTTACGGAAGGTTGGGCATTGGCGTACTTGATGGCGGCAGGCATGGGTTGATGATAACACAGAACTTCAGGAATTAA
- a CDS encoding TonB-dependent receptor plug domain-containing protein — protein sequence MSKKFYLLSLLTASALGLHAQSVDTTRSSVLDEVVVTANKLPQKQSTTGKVISVITKEQIEQNSGRTLPQLLNEQAGLTINGALNNMGSNQTVYMRGASSGRTLILVDGIPISDPSFIQNDFDINLFSLNNIERIEISRGAQSTLYGSDAVAGVINIITLKKDITKPVHVAATVAAGNYGTFRGNLQLFGKLGKFTYTTRYAKMLTNGFSSAHDSTGKANFDNDGYNSDVFNTSVQYQANENLSFRTFIQESRYKTDLDAGLFTDERDYTTNSKLLMTGAGFHFRKNIVSITGNYQYSENRRNYLNDSVHIAGFSTYSTDNFNGRSQFAELYSSIELSKNVTFLQGADYRFNSMNSHFYSLSGWGPYESSFSDTSVSQSSLYGSLLVRDNSQKLNIEVGARLNVHSRYGSNHTFTFNPSYSITNQFRVFGSIATGFKAPTLYQLYSSFGVRDLKPERSTNYELGLQHQHEVANSRIVYFHRDIKDGIDFNNFNFRYYNFISQKVNGVELETVVRPTTALTLSANYTYLNPEEVSQSRVTFKDTTYSHLLRRPKHNLNIAAGYQFTKALHVRVAGKYVGSRFDAGGYQANDIKLDSYFLLNAYAEYKLRDTWTFFLDAQNITNTRFFDIRGYNSIPTLVTGGVTFKL from the coding sequence ATGAGCAAGAAATTTTACCTTCTTTCTCTACTTACTGCATCAGCCTTGGGCTTGCATGCACAATCAGTAGACACTACACGTTCATCTGTATTGGATGAAGTGGTAGTAACCGCAAATAAACTTCCGCAAAAACAAAGTACTACCGGCAAGGTTATCAGTGTTATTACCAAAGAACAGATAGAGCAGAACAGCGGCCGTACGCTTCCTCAATTGCTGAACGAACAGGCAGGATTAACCATCAATGGTGCGCTGAACAACATGGGCAGCAACCAGACTGTGTACATGCGTGGTGCTTCATCTGGACGTACACTTATTTTGGTAGATGGTATTCCTATCAGCGATCCATCATTCATCCAAAACGATTTCGACATCAACCTCTTTAGCCTGAACAATATTGAGCGCATCGAGATTTCGCGTGGTGCACAGTCTACCTTATACGGTTCTGATGCGGTGGCTGGTGTTATCAATATCATTACGCTAAAAAAAGACATTACCAAACCTGTACATGTAGCAGCAACGGTTGCTGCAGGCAACTATGGCACCTTTAGAGGCAACCTGCAGTTGTTCGGTAAGCTTGGTAAATTTACCTACACCACGCGTTATGCAAAAATGCTTACCAATGGTTTTTCATCAGCACACGACAGCACCGGTAAAGCAAACTTTGACAATGATGGCTATAACAGCGATGTATTCAATACTTCGGTGCAGTACCAGGCGAATGAGAACCTGTCGTTCCGCACTTTCATACAAGAAAGCAGGTATAAAACAGACCTGGATGCTGGCCTGTTTACTGACGAAAGAGATTATACAACTAACAGCAAACTGTTGATGACAGGTGCTGGTTTCCATTTCAGGAAAAACATTGTAAGCATTACAGGTAACTACCAATACAGCGAGAACCGCAGGAACTACCTGAATGATAGTGTTCATATTGCAGGTTTCAGCACGTATTCTACAGACAACTTCAATGGACGTTCGCAATTTGCAGAGCTTTACAGTAGTATAGAGCTAAGTAAGAATGTTACATTTTTGCAAGGTGCAGACTACCGCTTCAATAGCATGAACAGTCATTTTTATTCACTCAGCGGCTGGGGACCTTACGAGTCATCTTTCAGCGATACATCCGTTAGCCAGTCATCACTGTACGGCTCGTTGCTTGTGCGCGATAACAGCCAGAAGCTAAATATAGAAGTAGGTGCTCGTTTGAATGTGCATTCACGTTATGGCAGCAATCATACTTTTACTTTCAATCCTTCGTACAGCATCACCAACCAGTTCAGGGTATTTGGTAGTATAGCTACAGGTTTTAAAGCGCCTACGCTTTACCAGTTGTATTCTTCCTTTGGTGTAAGAGACCTGAAGCCTGAACGTTCTACCAATTACGAACTGGGACTACAGCACCAGCATGAAGTGGCTAATAGCCGCATCGTGTATTTCCACCGCGACATAAAAGATGGAATTGATTTCAACAACTTCAACTTTAGGTATTACAACTTCATCAGCCAGAAAGTAAATGGTGTAGAATTGGAAACAGTTGTTCGTCCTACTACCGCTCTTACCCTTTCAGCTAACTATACTTATCTAAACCCTGAAGAGGTTTCGCAAAGCCGCGTTACTTTCAAGGATACAACCTACTCGCATTTGTTGCGCAGGCCAAAGCACAACCTGAACATTGCTGCAGGTTACCAGTTCACCAAAGCTTTGCATGTACGTGTAGCAGGTAAGTATGTAGGAAGTCGTTTTGATGCAGGTGGTTACCAGGCGAATGATATCAAGCTTGACAGCTATTTTTTGCTGAACGCTTATGCTGAATACAAACTGCGTGATACCTGGACTTTCTTCCTTGATGCTCAAAACATCACCAACACCAGGTTCTTCGATATACGCGGTTACAACTCTATACCAACTTTGGTTACAGGAGGTGTAACATTTAAATTGTAA
- a CDS encoding cysteine-rich CWC family protein, which yields MGVHEMKTCPACKNTFECKANNIAHCQCTQVVLPVKVMDTIKKSYDDCLCLACLQQLVNDAGKTKDNLRQK from the coding sequence ATGGGTGTACACGAAATGAAGACCTGCCCCGCTTGCAAGAACACATTTGAGTGCAAGGCAAACAACATAGCGCACTGCCAATGTACCCAGGTTGTGCTGCCGGTAAAGGTGATGGATACAATAAAAAAATCTTACGACGACTGCTTGTGTCTTGCCTGTTTACAGCAGTTGGTAAATGATGCTGGCAAAACAAAAGACAACCTGCGGCAGAAGTAG
- a CDS encoding MarC family protein, which translates to MKFDLQQFLTVSFTLFAVIDAIGSIPLFISLKAKMGGIRELRATLISGALMIAFLFMGEPFLTLMGVNISSFAVGGSIVIFLLGLEMVLGHEIFKSEKDARAGTLVPIAFPVIAGAGTLTTIMSLKANYAQINILLAILVNLILVYIVLKSLRLIERALGPAGLIAVRKFFGVILLAIAVKIFSTNMGDFGK; encoded by the coding sequence ATGAAGTTCGATCTCCAGCAATTCCTCACGGTTAGCTTTACTTTATTTGCTGTGATAGATGCCATAGGATCTATCCCTTTGTTTATCTCATTAAAAGCAAAAATGGGCGGCATACGGGAGCTGCGAGCTACACTTATTTCAGGCGCACTGATGATCGCCTTCCTCTTCATGGGCGAGCCGTTTCTTACCCTCATGGGTGTAAACATCAGCTCGTTTGCAGTGGGCGGTTCTATTGTAATCTTCCTGCTGGGGTTAGAGATGGTACTGGGCCACGAGATATTCAAAAGCGAGAAAGACGCACGTGCCGGAACGCTGGTGCCTATTGCTTTTCCTGTTATTGCCGGGGCAGGCACGCTTACCACCATCATGTCGCTAAAGGCCAACTACGCACAGATAAACATACTGCTGGCGATATTGGTCAACCTGATACTGGTGTATATCGTGCTAAAGTCGCTACGTCTCATAGAACGTGCATTAGGTCCTGCCGGTCTGATAGCTGTGCGCAAATTCTTCGGCGTGATCCTGTTGGCCATAGCAGTAAAGATATTCAGCACCAACATGGGCGACTTTGGTAAGTAA